A region from the Lolium perenne isolate Kyuss_39 chromosome 4, Kyuss_2.0, whole genome shotgun sequence genome encodes:
- the LOC127292129 gene encoding zinc finger protein ZAT6-like — MGAGMKRVREEQPVSLALALSTDSTSSTTSADSSAAAPISARKRARRGRMVATSGEGDFVCKTCGRAFTSFQALGGHRTSHLRGRHGLELGVDIVKAIKDRKQSEEKQQHECHICGLGFEMGQALGGHMRRHREEMALSGAAGADDQWVILQPHQEEVVGNAAHRPPVLLELFV; from the coding sequence ATGGGAGCGGGAATGAAGCGTGTGAGGGAGGAGCAGCCGGTGTCTCTGGCGCTTGCGCTGAGCACGGACTCGACGTCCTCCACCACATCAGCGGACTCGTCCGCTGCGGCGCCCATTTCGGCCAGGAAGAGAGCGAGGCGGGGGAGGATGGTGGCGACGTCCGGGGAGGGGGATTTCGTGTGCAAGACGTGCGGCCGAGCCTTCACATCCTTCCAGGCGCTCGGCGGGCACCGGACCAGCCACCTACGCGGCCGCCACGGGCTAGAGCTCGGCGTCGACATCGTAAAAGCTATTAAAGATCGGAAGCAAAGCGAGGAGAAGCAGCAGCATGAGTGCCACATCTGTGGCCTCGGCTTCGAGATGGGCCAGGCGCTGGGTGGCCACATGAGGCGGCACCGGGAGGAGATGGCGCTCAGCGGCGCTGCCGGTGCGGACGACCAGTGGGTCATCTTGCAGCCGCATCAGGAAGAGGTGGTGGGGAACGCTGCCCACCGCCCGCCAGTCTTGCTCGAGCTGTTCGTCTAA